A region of the Romboutsia hominis genome:
GGTTTTGGTAGTGAAAATATGAGTAAAATGAAGATGCTAAAACCATCTGATGGGGTAAAGGGGATAAAAGAATTTATAATAAATACAGTATCAGAAGCTGGTCCTAATCCATGTCCACCTATAGTTGTAGGTGTTGGTGTAGGTGGTACTATAGATAAGTGTGCTCAAATATCAAAAAAAGCTTTACTTAGAAACATTGGAGAACATAGTAAAGATAGATTTATAGCAGAATTAGAGAGGGAATTATTAGCAGAAATCAATAAATTGGGAATAGGACCACAAGGTTTAGGTGGAAATACGACAGCTCTTTCTGTAAATATAGAAACATTTCCAACTCATATAGCAGGTCTTCCTGTTGTAGTAAATATAAACTGTCATGCTTCAAGACACAAAAAAGTTATAATATAGGGGTGGTTTATGATTAAATTAAATATGTCGTTATCCAACGAAGAAATAATCAAGTTGAGATGTGGAGATGTAGTAAGTTTAAGTGGAACTATATATACTGCAAGGGATGCTGCTCATAAAAGACTTATTGAAACTATAGAAAGAAAAGAAAAAATGCCTTTTGATATATGCGGACAGGCTATATATTATGTTGGACCAACTCCAAATAAGCCAAATGAGGTGATAGGTTCAGCAGGGCCAACTACAAGTTATAGAATGGATGACTTAACTATTCCTCTATTAGAAAGGGGTCTTAAGGTTATGATTGGAAAAGGCAAAAGAAGTGAAGCTGTAATAGAAGGTATCAAAAAACATAAGGCTGTATACTTTGCGGCGATAGGTGGTGCAGGTGCTTATATATCAAATTCTATAAAATCTTGTGAAGTTATAGCTTATGATGATTTAGGTGCAGAGGCAATAAGAAGATTAGAAATAGAAGATTTGCAATTAATTGTAGCTATAGATAGTTATGGTGAAAATATATACGAAAAAGGTAGGAGACTTTATTGTAAAAGATAAAACACGGAGGTAGAATATGTCTAAAGATTATGCACAATTAGCTTTAAAAATGCACGAAGAAAACAAAGGGAAAATAAGTGTAGTAAGTAAGGTAAAAGTAGAGAATAGAGATGAATTAGCAGTAGCATACACTCCAGGTGTTGCCAGACCTTGTCAAGAAATACATAAAAATAAAGATGATGTTTATAGATATACATCAAAAGGGAATATTGTTGCGGTAGTTAGTGATGGAAGTGCTGTTTTAGGACTTGGGAATATAGGTGCAGAAGCATCTATACCTGTTATGGAGGGAAAAGCAATATTATTTAAAGAGTTTGCGAATGTAGATTCATTCCCTATATGTCTTAAAACAAATGATGTAGATGAAATAGTAAATACCGTAAAATTAATGGAGCCAGTATTTGGAGGAATAAACTTAGAGGATATAAGTTCTCCTAGATGTTTTGAAATAGAATCTAGATTAAAAAAAGAAATGGATATACCTGTATTTCATGATGATCAACATGGTACGGCTATAGTTGTTGCATCAGCTATAATAAACTATTCAAAATTATCTGGTAAAAATATCGAGGATTTAGAAATAGTAATAAACGGACCGGGAGCTGCAGGATTAGCTATAGGAAAGATACTATTAAGTATGAAGGTTAAGAATGTAATATTCTGTAATGAATATGGTGCTATAAATGAAGAAATGGACAATCTAAACTGGGCACAGAAAGATATGTTAGATATAACGAACATTAGAAATGAAAGAGGAACTTTAAAAGAAGTAATAAAAGGTAAAGACGTGTTTATAGGTGTATCTGCGCCAAACTTATTAGATAGAGAAGATATAAAAACTATGGCAGATAAGTCTATGGTTTTAGCTATGGCAAATCCAATACCTGAAATAATGCCAGATGAAGCTAAAGCAGGAGGGGCTCTTGTAGTTGGAACAGGAAGGTCAGATTTTCCTAATCAAGTAAATAATGTATTGGCATTTCCAGGTGTATTTAGAGGGGCATTAGATGTTAGGGCTAGTGATATAAACGAAGAAATGAAAATTGCGGCAGCTTATGCAATAGCAAATACAATAGGAAAAGAAGAAATATCTTCAGAAAATATAATACCAGATCCGTTCAATAAAGATGTTACTAATAATGTAGCAAATGCTGTTAAAAAAGCTGCTATAAAAACTAAAGTTAATAGAATCTAATAAAAAATGGAGTTTACAATTAAGTAAACTCCATTTTTTATATTTTTATTTTAAATATGTTCCATTTTCATTTTGATATATATAATCTTTTTTCATTAGTACTCCAAGAGCACGTTTAAAGTTTTTCTTACTGCTTTTAAATTCTTTTGATATATCTTCTGGAGAACTTTTATCATTAAAATTCATATGACCATCATTACTCTTTAAATAATCTATTATTTGAGACTCAAGAGAATCTAGTTCATTTTTTCTTTCTTGTCTAGGAGTAAGTCCTAACTTTCCATCTTCATAAATCTTTATAACTCTTAGATTTTCAAGTTTATCTCCATGTTTTAAATCTGTAAAGTATTCATTAGCAAGTATAACTGCAGCATATTTATTATCTACACATACCATAGCGCTATTATTAGTTTGGAATCCATAAACTATACCAGAAACTGTATCTCCTATATTATAACTGTGGTCTGTTGTTAATAAACTATCTATATCTGTCGTAGCAGCAAGCCTACCTGTTTTATCAAGATATATATTGAATAAATATCTATTCCCCTTTTCTAAATCGTAAGTTTTAGCTTTAAAAGGAACTAATATATCTTTTGGAAGTCCAATATCTATAAAGCTACCTATTTTAGTGTGAGCAACAACTTTTAAGTAGCATATTTCATCTACTTTACCTTTAGGAGGTATAAGTGTAGCTGTACGTCTACCTTCTGAATCTATATAGATAAATGCATTTACTACATCTCCAAGTTCTATTTTGTTATGTCCTATAAATCTTTTATGAAGTAAAATATCATCCTTTGAATTAGATGTTTTTCCATCTAAAAAATAACCAAAGCTTGTTTCTCTCTTAACTTCAAGTTTATTGAAATCACCTATTTTTATCAAGTTTTATCATCTCCTTAAATTTTGATTTAATATATACGATTAAAATAATTAAATACTATGCTTTTATTAAAATTAAAATATGTAAGTTTAATAGTGTATCTTAATATAATACCATAGAAAGCACACATGTTAAACAAAATATTACATATAACATATAAAGAACATGATGCAAAAACATTATTTTTATCGTATAATGAATTATTTAAAATTTGTCATTGTATATACTTAAAAATATTTTATGCAAATTTTAAATAAACTATTGAATAGATAGATAGAAATAAAGTACAATTGGTATATACCAAAATAAATATTACAACATAAAAAGAGTGGTGAAAAATATGGAAATAGTAGATAAAAATATTACCACTCCACTTCACATACAATTAAGTTCTATAATTAGAAAAATGATAGAAGATGGAGAATTAAAAGAAGGAGACGCTATAATACCTGAAAGAGAGCTTTGTTCTAGACAAAATGTAAGTCGCATGACTGTCAATAAGGCGATTATGGGTCTTGTAAGTGAAGGAATATTATATAGAGTACAAGGTAAAGGTACATTTGTTGCTAAGGAAAAGAAAAAATATGAGTTCTCAAATGTAAAAGGATTTACAGATGTAATGAAAGAAAAGGGTATAAACATAAGGACTGATATACTATCTTTTGAAATGGAAGTACCAAGTGACTTAATAAAAAATAAATTAAACATAAAAGATGAAAAGACTAATGTATATAAGGTAGTTAGACTAAGGTATACAGATGGAGAGCCATTTGGTATAGAAACTGTCTATCTGTCGGAGCAAATGTGCAAAGGTTTTACTAAAGGGATGTTAGATAATAATTCGTTATATAAAATGCTAAGTGAAAACTATAACTATAAGATAACAAAAGCTAGGCAGACTATGGAGCCAGTGATTTTATCAGAAGAAGAATCTAATATATTAGATACAGAAGAAGGATCATTAGCACTTAAGCTTCAAAGAAATTCATATAATACTGAAGGTAAGCCAATAGAATATACAATATCTATATTTAGAAGTGATAAGTATCAATATGAGTTAATATTAAGTGAGTAGGGGTGATAAGTATGAAATGTATAGTTAATGGAAAAATAGTTTTAGAAAATCAAATATTAGAAAATAAAGTACTAGTATTTAATGAGAAGATAATCAATATAGTTAATGAAGCACCAAAAGATTGTGAAATAATAGATGCCAATGGAAATTATGTATGTCCTGGATTAATAGATATACATATACATGGCAACATGGGAAAAGATACAATGGATGGCACTGATGATGCTATTTGTACGATAGCTAAATCCATAGCAAGACATGGTGTAAGTTCATTTTTACCAACAACAATGACTATGGATGAAAAGAGTATAACAAATGCCATAGACACTATAAAGAAATATATGGATAAAGATACTAAAGGGGCCCAAATTATAGGGACTCATTTGGAAGGGCCATTTATAAATAAAGATTATAAAGGAGCTCAAAATGAAAAATTTATAGTTGCTCCAACTTATGAATTTATAGAAAAATACAAGGATGTAATAAAGATAATAACTTATGCGCCAGAAAAAGATGTAGATATGGAATTTACAAAAAAAATTAAAGCTAACACAGACATAGTTTTATCAATAGGTCATAGTAAAGCTACGTATGATGAAGCAAAAGAAGCTATAAATATGGGAGCGAGTAATATAACACATACATTTAATGGAATGAGCGGACTAAATCATAGAAATCCTGGGGTTGTTGGAGCTGCTCTTACAACTAATGTATATTGTGAGGTAATAGCTGATGAGATACATATAATGAAGGATTTATTCCAATTTATCTTGAATAATAAAGGTGAAGATAAGATAATTCTTATAACGGATTCAATAGAAGCTGGTGGATTAGAAGATGGAGAATATTCTTTAGGTGGTCAAAAGGTCATTGTTAAAAGTAATCAAGCAAGGTTAGAAAGTGGAAGTTTGGCAGGAAGTGTTATGCCTCTTAATAAGATGGTTTACAATTTTATGAATAATACTAATTTAGATATGAGAAAAGTTATAAAATTAGCATCAATAAACCCTGCCAAATCAATAGGCATAGATAACAAAAAGGGTAGTATAGAAATAGGAAAGGATGCAGATATAGCTATATTTGATAAGGATATAAACTGTCATATGACTATAAACTGTGGAAAAGTAATATACAAAAAATAGATGAGGGGATAATTTATCATGAGAATATTAGTATGTAAAGATTACAATGAAATGAGTAAAAAAGCTGCACAAATGATAGCGAGTCAATTAACACTAAAGCCAGATTCTGTTTTAGGATTAGCTACAGGAAGTACTCCAATAGGAATGTATAAAGAATTAGTAAGTATGTATGAAGAAGGTCTTATAGACTTTTCTGAAGTTAAAACATTTAATTTAGATGAATACTTTGAACTTCCAAAATCTAATGAGCAAAGTTATGACTATTTTATGAGAGAAAATTTATTTAATCATATAAATATAAAAGAAGAAAATATACATATACCAAATGGTATGACTGATAATATAGAAAAAGAATGCAAAAACTATGATGAGGCTATTAAGGAAGCTGGAGGAGTAGATATACAAGTGTTAGGTATAGGTCACAATGCCCATATAGGATTTAATGAACCTACAATAAACTTTGAAAGAGGAACTCATCTAGTTAATTTAAAGGAAAGTACAATAGAAGCTAATGCAAGATTTTTTGATAGCATAGATGAGGTACCTAAAAAGGCTATAACTATGGGGACTGGTTCAATATTTAAGTCTAAAAAAATAATGCTTTTAGCATCAGGGGAAGGAAAAGCAGAAGCTATATACAATACAGTTTACGGAAAAGTTTTACCAGAAGTACCAGCATCAATATTACAATTTCATAATGATATAGTATTAATCTTAGATAAAGACTCAGCAAGTAAGTTAGATCCAAAAGATTATAAGTTAGTATAAAAAATAACACCTCATATGAGGTGTTATTTTTTATTAATTAAAATTATATTTTAAGTATTTATATTTCATTAAATGGTATAAAAAATTGTACAACTGGGTTTTAGATGATTATTTAACCAATAGAGAAATTTTTTAAACCTATACTAATTTTCATATGAATTTAAGTATTATAAATCTATATATGAATATTAGGTATCAATAATTTTATTTTTTGAAATTTGATTTTAAAAAGTTTTTAGGGGTAAGAATGGTAAGTAGCAATAATTTCCATTATTTTATAATGTTCTATTTAATAAAACTTTTATTTGAATCTTAATTAAATAAAGGGGGGAAAAATCTAATGAGCAAAAAAAATAATATTAAAAAGACATTTGTATTAGTAATTACAACAACAGTAACTATACAATCAATGATGGTAAATGTACTAGCAGATGAAATAGAGTCTAGTAATAAAGATACAACTGGAATTGGTTTGAATAAAGAAGAACATTTAGATCCAATTTCTATAGATAAAAAAAATGAGCCATCTACAGAAATTTCTAACACAGAAAGTATAGATACTAAAAATGAAATTAAAGATAATAATTTAAAAATTGAAAATAAACCTATAGTAAATAGCGATGCTAAATCTGTAGATGAAAAGGTTAAAGAAAGTAAAATAATTGATATTAAAGATATAAATTTAAAAAGAGCAATAAATAAACAGTTAAGAAAGAAAGATTTGGATGCAGATATAAGTAAGTCTGAATTAGAGTCATTAAAAAGATTAACTGTAATTGATTCAAAAATATCAGATTTAGAAGGACTGCAATATTGTGTGAATTTGACTTACTTATACTTAGATGGAGATCAAATAAATGATATAAGTCCTATAAAAAACTTATCTAAATTAACTATTTTGCACTTAACCAATAATCAAATAAGTGATATAAGTCCTATATCAAAATTAACTAATTTAGTTACTTTGAACTTAGCTAGAAATCAAATAAGTGATATAAGTCCTGTATTAAATTTAACTAATTTAGCTGATTTGGATTTAGCTAATAATCGAATAAGTGATATAAGTTATGTATCAAATTTAACTAAATTAACTAATTTATCTACTTTTGACTTAACTAATAACCAAATAAGCGATATAAGTCCTATATCAAATCTAACTAATTTAGTTACGTTGCGCTTAACTGAAAATCAAATAAGTGATATAAGCCCTTTATCAAAATTAACTAATTTAAATTATTTATATTTAAATCACAATCAAATAAGTGATATAGCTCCTTTGTCAAACTTAACTAAATTACATGGCTTGCATTTGTCTTACAATCACATAAGTGATATAAGTTCTATAGGAGGATTGACTAAATTAGCAGGATTATATTTAAGTGATAATGAGATAAATGACATAAACTCTTTAGAAAATTTGACTAATTTAGATTTTTTAAATTTAAATAATAATCAAATAAGTGATATAACTCCTTTATCAAATTTAACTAAATTAACTATCTTGCACTTAGCTAATAACCAAATAAGTGATATAAACATCTTAGAGAGATTATCTAAGTTAATTATTTTAGATTTAGCAGATAATAAGATAAGTGATATAAGTCCTATAGCTAATCTAAATAAACTGATTTTTTTAAAATTAAACAATGATCAAATAAGCAATATAACTCCTTTAGCTAGTTTGAACCATTTAAATTACTTACAATTAGATAACCAAAATATAAAATTAAAATCAAAAAAAGTAAAGCAATTGGGGTCAATAGAAATTGATGACATAATAGTAGATGAAAAAGGAAATAAAATAGAACCATCAAATATTTCTGAAAATGGATTATATAATAAAGATACTAACAAAATCTTATGGAAAGATATAAATGTTAATAGTGAAAATTACTCTTTTTCAAAGAATGTAAATATTGGTAAATGTAATGCTGAATTTTCAGGTAATGTAATTCAACCAATCGAACTTATAGTAAATAAAGCACCAACGATAAATGCAGAGAATAAAACAATAAAGGTTGGAGAAAAGTTTAATCCATTAACAGGAGTAACTGCTAATGATAAAGAAGATGGAAATATTACTGACAAAATTAAAGTAGTGGAAGATACAGTTAACACAAATAAGGTAGGTACTTACACAGTTAAATATGAAGTAACAGATAATGAAGGAGCAACAGCTACTAAAACAATTACAGTCACAGTAAAAAGTAATGATAAACCAGTAATAACTGGAGTTGATAATATAAGTATAAGAGAAGGAACGGAATTTGATCCAATGGCTGGAGTAACTGCTACAGATACTGAAGATGGTAATATAACTAAAGATATTAAAATAACAGGAAATGTAGATGTTAATAAGCCAGGTAAATATGAATTAATATATACGGTAACAGACAGTGATAGAAATACTACTACTGTAAAAAGAGTGATTATAGTTAATCCTAAAATGGTAGAAATAAATGCAGTGCCAACGATAAATGCAGAGAACAGGATAATAAATGTTGGAGAAAAGTTTAATCCATTAACAGGGGTAACTGCTAATGATAAAGAGGATGGCAATATTACTGATAAAATTAAAGTAGTGGAAGATACAGTTAACACAAATAAGATAGGTACTTACACAGTTAAATATGAAGTAACAGATAGTAAAGGAGCGACAGCTACTAAGACAATTACAGTTACAGTAAAAAGTAATGATAAACCAGTAATAACTGGAGCTGATAATGTAAGTATAAGAGAAGGAACGGAATTTGATCCAATGGCTGGAGTAACTGCTACAGATACTGAGGATGGTAATATAACTAAGGATATTAAGATAACAGGAAATGTAGATGTCAATAAGCCAGGTAAATATGAATTAATATATACGGTAACAGACAGTGATGGAAATACTACTACTGTAAAAAGGATAGTTACCGTTTTACTAGATTCTATTAAAAATGATACAAATAACAATCAGACTGAAAATAAATCAGAGTCAAATGAAAGTAGTGTAAGCTCAAATAGTATTGTAAGCGCGAATAAACCAAGTAGTTTACATCAACCTAATAAAATCGAGATAAACGATAATTTTAATCCTCAAACAGGAGATACAGGTAGTTTAGGATATATTGCTTTAGTACTAGTAGCATTATTAGGACTAGTTGTAAATAAAATAAAAAAAAATAAGGCTTAGTTAAGCCTTATTTTTTTTTATTTTAACCTAAATTATTTATGCGATTTTATTTTACATTAGTATAGGGTTTACAAATTTAAGGAAAATAGATGATATATATACTTTAAGAAAAATAAAAAATATAAAAGAGTTAAAATTTTTTAGATTATAAAAGTGAGTTAGAGATACTAAACTTTATGAATATTAATATAAACAAATGTAGAGGTATTTTACATATAAAACCAGTAAAATACTTGATTTATATGTAATGCTTTAAAAATGAAAAAATTAAAAAAACTATTGAATTATATATAGAAGTTTTATATAATAAACTTTGATGTTTAGGTATTTTAAACAATATGTTTACTAAAAATATGAAAATTAGGAGGTGGAAAGATGGATATAGGTGAGAAAATAAAGAGAATGAGAATTGAAAAGCAATTGACTCAAGAAGAATTAGCTAATAGATGTGAATTATCAAAAGGATTTATATCTCAATTAGAAAATAATTTAACTTCACCATCCATAGCTACACTTATAGATATATTAGAAATATTAGGAACAAACTTGAGAGAATTTTTTAATGAAATAGATGATGAAAGAATTTGTTTTACAAAGGATGATATGTTTGAGACAGAAGATGAAGATCTTAAATATACATTTAAATGGTTAGTTCCAAATTCACAAAAAAATGAAATGGAGCCTGTAATAGTAACTCTAGAACCAGGCGGTAGGTATAAGGAAGAAAAGCCACATGAAGGTGAAGAGTTTGGCTATGTTCTTTCAGGAGCCATATACCTTCATATAGGAGATAAATATAATAAAGTAAGAAAAGGAGAGAGTTTTTACTTTAAGCCAAGAGCTAATCACTACATATCAAATGCAGGAAAAACTACTGCAAAAGTGATTTGGGTATCAACTCCTCCATCATTCTAGGAAAGAGGTGTTAATAATTGAGTGAAAATATAATTGAATTAAGAAATCTATCAAAACAATATGATGATTTAAAAGTTTTGGATGATTTATCTTTAGATATAAAGAAAAATGAATTTTTAACGTTACTAGGTCCAAGTGGATGTGGTAAGACTACAACGCTTAAAATAATAGCAGGGTTTGAGCAGGCAGATGAAGGTAGTGTATTATTTGAAGGAAAAGAGATTAATGAAATACCTCCATACCAAAGACCTGTAAATACAGTTTTCCAAAAATATGCATTGTTTCCTCATATGAATGTATATGAAAATATAGCATTTGGACTTAAGATAAAGAAAATGCCTAAAGATAAAATAGATGAAAAAGTAAAAGAAATGTTAAAATTAGTGGCATTAGAAGGAAAAGAAAATAGAAAGGTTGATTCACTAAGTGGAGGGCAACAACAAAGAATTGCTATTGCTAGAGCATTAGTAAATGAACCTAAATTATTATTATTAGATGAACCTTTAGGGGCGTTAGATTTAAAGCTAAGACAAGAGATGCAAATAGAATTAAAGAGAATGCAAAAGAAGTTGGGAATAACTTTTATATTTGTAACTCATGACCAAGAAGAAGCTCTTAGTATGTCAGATACTATAGTTGTAATGAACAAAGGTAAGATACAACAAATGGGAACACCAGAAGATATATATAATGAACCTAAAAATTCATTTGTTGCAAGATTTATAGGAGAAAGTAATATATTTGATGGAATTATGTTAGAAGATTATAAAGTTGAATTTTGCGGTAAAGTATTTGAATGCGTAGACAAAGGGTTTGAAAAAAATGAAAATATAGAAGTAGTAATAAGACCAGAAGATATAAAAATGGTAAATCCAGAGGATTCAATGTTAAAAGGGACAGTTACATCTAGTATATTTAAGGGTGTTCATTATGAAATAGAAGTTAAAGAAAATGATAGAAAATGGATTCTTCATAATACTAAAAATGCACAAGTTGGATCAGAATTAGGAATGGATATATATCCAGAAGATATCCATATAATGAGAAAAGAGCAAAATTAATTATGAAAAATAAAAAATCTATACTAGCATATCCATATATAGTATGGAGTGCAATATTTATTGTAATCCCTTTAATACTAGTATTTGTTTTTAGTTTTACTATAGAAACAGATAATGGTCGAGTGTTTTCTTTAGCTAACTACAAAGAATTGATGGACCCTATTTATTTTAAAGTATTTTTTAGATCGATAACATTAGCTGGAATATCTACAATTATATGTCTTTTAGTAGGATACCCAGTAGCATATTTAATATCAAAAGCAAATGTAAATAGAAGAGGAACATTAATATTATTATTTATACTTCCTATGTGGATGAACTTTTTATTAAGAACTTATGCATGGGTTGCTATACTTGGTAAAAATGGACTTTTAAACTATTTATTAGGAATATTTGGAATAGAACCTGTTAGCATATTATATACTAATGTAGCAATATTACTTGGAATGGTTTATAATTTCTTACCATTTATGGTTTTACCTATATATACATCTTTATCTAAGATGGATAATGATTTAATAAATGCTGCAAGAGATTTAGGAGCAAATAGTTTACAAGTATTTACCAAAGTGATATTCCCATTAAGTTTGCCAGGCGTAGTTTCTGGAATAACAATGGTATTTATGCCATCTGTAACAACATTTGCTATATCAAGATTACTTGGTGGTGGTAAATTTATGTTAATAGGTGATTTAATAGAACAACAATTTACTGTTGTAGGAGATTGGAACTTTGGTTCAGCAGTCTCTATATTTATGATGATAGTAATACTTATATCAATGGCAGTAATGTCTAAAGTTGATGATGAATCAGATAAAGAAGGCGGTGGGTTATTATTTTAAAGTTAAAGAAAGTAATATCTAATGTATATTTGTTTTTGGTATTCTTATTCTTATATGCACCAATATTTGCACTAGTTGTATTTTCATTTAATGATTCTAAATCAATGGCTCACTGGAGTGGATTTACGTTTAAGTGGTACCAAAGATTAATACATGATGAGAATATAATGAGTGCACTATACTACACTATAATAGTTGCTTTAATTTCATCTATAATAGCAACTATAGTAGGAACTATAAGTGCAATAGGAATACAAAAGATGAGAACAAGAGGAAGAAAGGTAATGTTAAATGTAAACTATCTTCCTATGCTAAACCCAGATATAGTAACAGCAGTAGCTCTAATGAGTTTATTTGCTTTTTTAAACATAGAGTTTGGTTTTACAACTATGTTATTAGCTCATATAATG
Encoded here:
- a CDS encoding S1 RNA-binding domain-containing protein: MIKIGDFNKLEVKRETSFGYFLDGKTSNSKDDILLHKRFIGHNKIELGDVVNAFIYIDSEGRRTATLIPPKGKVDEICYLKVVAHTKIGSFIDIGLPKDILVPFKAKTYDLEKGNRYLFNIYLDKTGRLAATTDIDSLLTTDHSYNIGDTVSGIVYGFQTNNSAMVCVDNKYAAVILANEYFTDLKHGDKLENLRVIKIYEDGKLGLTPRQERKNELDSLESQIIDYLKSNDGHMNFNDKSSPEDISKEFKSSKKNFKRALGVLMKKDYIYQNENGTYLK
- a CDS encoding Fe-S-containing hydro-lyase; protein product: MIKLNMSLSNEEIIKLRCGDVVSLSGTIYTARDAAHKRLIETIERKEKMPFDICGQAIYYVGPTPNKPNEVIGSAGPTTSYRMDDLTIPLLERGLKVMIGKGKRSEAVIEGIKKHKAVYFAAIGGAGAYISNSIKSCEVIAYDDLGAEAIRRLEIEDLQLIVAIDSYGENIYEKGRRLYCKR
- the nagA gene encoding N-acetylglucosamine-6-phosphate deacetylase; this encodes MKCIVNGKIVLENQILENKVLVFNEKIINIVNEAPKDCEIIDANGNYVCPGLIDIHIHGNMGKDTMDGTDDAICTIAKSIARHGVSSFLPTTMTMDEKSITNAIDTIKKYMDKDTKGAQIIGTHLEGPFINKDYKGAQNEKFIVAPTYEFIEKYKDVIKIITYAPEKDVDMEFTKKIKANTDIVLSIGHSKATYDEAKEAINMGASNITHTFNGMSGLNHRNPGVVGAALTTNVYCEVIADEIHIMKDLFQFILNNKGEDKIILITDSIEAGGLEDGEYSLGGQKVIVKSNQARLESGSLAGSVMPLNKMVYNFMNNTNLDMRKVIKLASINPAKSIGIDNKKGSIEIGKDADIAIFDKDINCHMTINCGKVIYKK
- a CDS encoding helix-turn-helix domain-containing protein translates to MDIGEKIKRMRIEKQLTQEELANRCELSKGFISQLENNLTSPSIATLIDILEILGTNLREFFNEIDDERICFTKDDMFETEDEDLKYTFKWLVPNSQKNEMEPVIVTLEPGGRYKEEKPHEGEEFGYVLSGAIYLHIGDKYNKVRKGESFYFKPRANHYISNAGKTTAKVIWVSTPPSF
- a CDS encoding GntR family transcriptional regulator codes for the protein MEIVDKNITTPLHIQLSSIIRKMIEDGELKEGDAIIPERELCSRQNVSRMTVNKAIMGLVSEGILYRVQGKGTFVAKEKKKYEFSNVKGFTDVMKEKGINIRTDILSFEMEVPSDLIKNKLNIKDEKTNVYKVVRLRYTDGEPFGIETVYLSEQMCKGFTKGMLDNNSLYKMLSENYNYKITKARQTMEPVILSEEESNILDTEEGSLALKLQRNSYNTEGKPIEYTISIFRSDKYQYELILSE
- a CDS encoding immunoglobulin-like domain-containing protein; the protein is MSKKNNIKKTFVLVITTTVTIQSMMVNVLADEIESSNKDTTGIGLNKEEHLDPISIDKKNEPSTEISNTESIDTKNEIKDNNLKIENKPIVNSDAKSVDEKVKESKIIDIKDINLKRAINKQLRKKDLDADISKSELESLKRLTVIDSKISDLEGLQYCVNLTYLYLDGDQINDISPIKNLSKLTILHLTNNQISDISPISKLTNLVTLNLARNQISDISPVLNLTNLADLDLANNRISDISYVSNLTKLTNLSTFDLTNNQISDISPISNLTNLVTLRLTENQISDISPLSKLTNLNYLYLNHNQISDIAPLSNLTKLHGLHLSYNHISDISSIGGLTKLAGLYLSDNEINDINSLENLTNLDFLNLNNNQISDITPLSNLTKLTILHLANNQISDINILERLSKLIILDLADNKISDISPIANLNKLIFLKLNNDQISNITPLASLNHLNYLQLDNQNIKLKSKKVKQLGSIEIDDIIVDEKGNKIEPSNISENGLYNKDTNKILWKDINVNSENYSFSKNVNIGKCNAEFSGNVIQPIELIVNKAPTINAENKTIKVGEKFNPLTGVTANDKEDGNITDKIKVVEDTVNTNKVGTYTVKYEVTDNEGATATKTITVTVKSNDKPVITGVDNISIREGTEFDPMAGVTATDTEDGNITKDIKITGNVDVNKPGKYELIYTVTDSDRNTTTVKRVIIVNPKMVEINAVPTINAENRIINVGEKFNPLTGVTANDKEDGNITDKIKVVEDTVNTNKIGTYTVKYEVTDSKGATATKTITVTVKSNDKPVITGADNVSIREGTEFDPMAGVTATDTEDGNITKDIKITGNVDVNKPGKYELIYTVTDSDGNTTTVKRIVTVLLDSIKNDTNNNQTENKSESNESSVSSNSIVSANKPSSLHQPNKIEINDNFNPQTGDTGSLGYIALVLVALLGLVVNKIKKNKA
- a CDS encoding NAD(P)-dependent malic enzyme produces the protein MSKDYAQLALKMHEENKGKISVVSKVKVENRDELAVAYTPGVARPCQEIHKNKDDVYRYTSKGNIVAVVSDGSAVLGLGNIGAEASIPVMEGKAILFKEFANVDSFPICLKTNDVDEIVNTVKLMEPVFGGINLEDISSPRCFEIESRLKKEMDIPVFHDDQHGTAIVVASAIINYSKLSGKNIEDLEIVINGPGAAGLAIGKILLSMKVKNVIFCNEYGAINEEMDNLNWAQKDMLDITNIRNERGTLKEVIKGKDVFIGVSAPNLLDREDIKTMADKSMVLAMANPIPEIMPDEAKAGGALVVGTGRSDFPNQVNNVLAFPGVFRGALDVRASDINEEMKIAAAYAIANTIGKEEISSENIIPDPFNKDVTNNVANAVKKAAIKTKVNRI
- the nagB gene encoding glucosamine-6-phosphate deaminase, which encodes MRILVCKDYNEMSKKAAQMIASQLTLKPDSVLGLATGSTPIGMYKELVSMYEEGLIDFSEVKTFNLDEYFELPKSNEQSYDYFMRENLFNHINIKEENIHIPNGMTDNIEKECKNYDEAIKEAGGVDIQVLGIGHNAHIGFNEPTINFERGTHLVNLKESTIEANARFFDSIDEVPKKAITMGTGSIFKSKKIMLLASGEGKAEAIYNTVYGKVLPEVPASILQFHNDIVLILDKDSASKLDPKDYKLV